ACCCCGGGTTTCTATCATCTCTATCGCCCATCTTTCTGATCCTGAGCGAATGTTTTTTGTAACCTTACTTCTCAATGAAATAGTAGCCTGGATGCGGAATCAATCAGGTACCAGCAGTCTACGTGCCCTGCTTTACATGGATGAAATATTCGGTTATTTTCCACCTACAGCCAATCCACCTTCCAAGGTTCCAATGTTGACTCTGCTCAAACAAGCTCGTGCCTTTGGTTTGGGAGTTGTCCTGGCTACTCAAAACCCGGTCGACCTCGATTACAAAGGACTTGCCAACTGTGGAACCTGGTTTATCGGACGGCTGCAAACCGAACGCGATAAATTGCGGGTGATCGAAGGATTGGAAGGTGCTGCAGTAAGTGCTACTGGAGGCTTTGATCGGCCACAAATGGAAAAAATTCTCGCTGGTTTAGGAAATCGAGTATTTCTCATGCGGAATGTTCATGAACAGGATTCAGTGGTCTTTCAAACACGCTGGGCAATGAGTTATCTCCGTGGCCCGCTGACACTTCCTCAAATTCAGACTCTTTCTGCCGGTATGGCAGCAGTTCTACCTTCCCCAACTCCATCTCGATTTGAAACACCAACTTATGAGGCAGCTCCAGTTCCACATCCTATCCTTCCTCCCGAAGTTCCAGAATATTACCTGCGTCCTCAAGGAACTTCAGGATCGGTAGTTTATGTTCCAACTGCAATCGGTATTGCCAAAATGCATTTCGTCAGTGCCAAAGCCAAAGTTGATACCTGGATTACCCGCACTTTGATTGCACCACTTTCTGAAGATGGTCGGGATGCATTATGGGAAGAAGCGGAGATACGTGGAGAAATAGCAAATGAACTCTCTACCGAACCAATCGGTGAGGGACAATTTACTCCACTACCTTCAGGAGTGACCAATTCCGGAGTAGTTGAAAGTTGGAAAAAGATATTATCAACCCATTTATATCAGCAGGACACGCTTACTCTCATGCAGTATCCAGGGTTGAAATTGATATCAAAACCAGAAGAAACCGAAGGCGATTTTCGCGCTCGAGTTGCTCAAGCTTTGCGAGAAAAACGCGATTTGGAAGTAGCGAAAATTAAGGCTAAATTTGCTCCAAAATTCCAAACTCTTGAAAATAAAATTCGCCTCTCCCAGGAGCGGATTGAAAGAGAAAAATCCCAAGCGGAACAACAGAAAATAGGAACCTATGTATCGGTCGGTGCTACCTTATTAGGAGCATTATTAGGGAGGAGCGCCAAGGTTGGTACTGTTGGCCGAGCAGCAACAGCTGCTAAAAGTATGAGTAGGATTGGAAAAGAAAAAGCTG
The genomic region above belongs to Candidatus Atribacteria bacterium ADurb.Bin276 and contains:
- a CDS encoding AAA-like domain protein, which gives rise to MQDFEKLGVFYLGKEYDLTNNELKDNLILYDAKDLTTHAMIVGMTGSGKTGLAIGLLEEAAIDGIPSILIDPKGDLGNLLLQFPELRPEDFRPWIDEAEATRKGMDPDAFAAKTAENWKSGLAQWGQEPERIQRLKDTVSMTIYTPGNTAGRPLQILRSFTPPSANIIQDASALRDRIISTISGLLSLLGMDADPVQSRDHILLSNILDQAWREGRSLDIAGLIHEIQKPSFKKIGVFDLESFYPSKERFKLAISLNNLLASPGFTTWLEGEPLDIQRLLYTPEGKPRVSIISIAHLSDPERMFFVTLLLNEIVAWMRNQSGTSSLRALLYMDEIFGYFPPTANPPSKVPMLTLLKQARAFGLGVVLATQNPVDLDYKGLANCGTWFIGRLQTERDKLRVIEGLEGAAVSATGGFDRPQMEKILAGLGNRVFLMRNVHEQDSVVFQTRWAMSYLRGPLTLPQIQTLSAGMAAVLPSPTPSRFETPTYEAAPVPHPILPPEVPEYYLRPQGTSGSVVYVPTAIGIAKMHFVSAKAKVDTWITRTLIAPLSEDGRDALWEEAEIRGEIANELSTEPIGEGQFTPLPSGVTNSGVVESWKKILSTHLYQQDTLTLMQYPGLKLISKPEETEGDFRARVAQALREKRDLEVAKIKAKFAPKFQTLENKIRLSQERIEREKSQAEQQKIGTYVSVGATLLGALLGRSAKVGTVGRAATAAKSMSRIGKEKAEVQRAQERLEELQEQLKALQEQFDEALAPLHIDVDPLSLDLHPDIIRPRKSDIIIDAMGICWVPSGKRQ